Within Triticum dicoccoides isolate Atlit2015 ecotype Zavitan chromosome 1B, WEW_v2.0, whole genome shotgun sequence, the genomic segment CCAGGAGAAGGTGCTCCGGCACACCATGAGCAGGACGGACAAGCTCCAGGTCCTCCTGGACGCGTGGTACCACAAGGTGCCCGACGTGACGTACGGCACCGGCGTCTTCCTGTTCGAGGGCGTACGGTTGCGCGGCAACAAGACCCCGGCGGACCTCGAGATGGAGGACGGGGACATGATCGATTTCTTCGAACACATGGACGGCGGCTGGCAGTTCGTTGCTGGACCGATGTCCGCGCACTAGGCAGAATTGATAAGAGGAAAATTTCTAGATCTTCTTAGGAGGAAAATTTCTGATTTGTTGAGCGGCTTACATAATGTACTTCAAACCTTATTCGCCCGGTTATTATTATGGTTCCTATCTTCATTTTGCGCTAAGATTCGTGTGAGTATTTTTTTTTCTAGTTCGATTGAGTCACTTTGATGTGCTAGACAGACCCTTGTTTCTTTTATGGCGACCTGAAGGGTCGGCCGTGAAGTAGTTTTCTTTGTGCCATAACCTGCCCCGGAGAAAAGCTGCCCCCTATGTCGTCCCCCGTGGACGACATAtggcgccgccgccccctccctcaCCTCcgccccctctctcctccaccgcCAGGGCAAAGCCCCTTGTGGTGGTCGGCAACTAGTGTCCCTCTCCTTCGCTCTTGGCTATCCGGCGCGGGACGACTTGGATGGGCGGCGGCGCTGACCTCGCGCATGGCTTGGCAGCGTTAGTTCGCGGCGGGGTGTGGACGACTGGCGTGGATCGTTCACGGAGGCACTCGGTGTCATTTGTTCCTTGGCATATTTTTTTTTCGTTCGTACAGTGGATGTTGGGTTTTTTTAGTGAAGAAAACGCGTGTGCTTTTTCTGTGCAGTTCTCCtttacatttttttaattttttcacccTTTTGTATTTTTTCTAATATATGATGAACATATTTTCTAATATacgatgaatatttttcaaatacataagTAACATTTGTTCGTATATGATGACATAATTTTATATTCAGCGATCTGTTTCTAATACACACTTTATTTATTCATTTATATGTATTCTCAAAAATGATTTTTATTTAGATCAGTTTAAAAGGTCCAACAGTTGAttattttagaaaaaataaactggaaACCGAAGAGAAAAAAATGCAACGCAAACCTGTGTAACTGAGCGCCAGAGTGAGCTGGGCCATTAGCGGCTCGGTTCAAGGGTCGCCACCCTTATTCGCCGCCCGCCACTGATATGCATCGCCTGCTGCGATAAGTATCACGGGTGCGATTATGCCTCCCTTATTGTAATTAGACTTGGCAACGGATAGAGACTTACATGTATTTTTGTATGAGCAGCGAATAAGCGCAACCCTTCATGATTTTTGAAGTTTGGACAGAGTTATGAACTCTTGGCTACCTATTCTCTAGATTATTGGAGGATCAAGATGGTGGCCGTCAGGGTTCCCATCACCGTGTGTGCCACACTTGAGCTCCTCAAGAACGCCCCCGAGCTGGTAAGCCTCACATATCTTCCGTCCTTTCTTTAGCCATTGCAAATCTGCATTCAATTTGCAGCATCAGAAGAACACTAACCCGTCCAGCCGTGTCGAGTTGGGAGTAGAGGAGAGAGCGCGAGACAATAGGTACGTCTCATTTCAAGCAGCCGCAAAAAGGGCCGGTCCATCATGGATCATAGGCCTTTAGtgctccttttttatccatttgttTACATTTTAAGTttcattttttgctttatttttcttATATTTTGAAATATTCTAATTACATCTattataaaaatcattttaaatttaagtttaaaaaatataaatcacatatgtcaaCAACCTTAGTAATCTttatagaaaaatgttcatgacatATACAAAAAATATGCAATGTTTATAAAAGTAGACGTCAAAAAATATGTTTGAAAGAATGTTATCATGTAAATGAAAAATGTTAAAAATGTATATAAAAAAtattcctgatgtatacaaaaaaactTACAATATGTATGGGAAATGGCAGACATAAACAAATATTAGTTTAAAaataatgttaaacatgtatataaaaaattCCAGGTGTATACGTGAAACGTGGAATGTGTATGAAAAGAAGTTGACATCAAAATATATATCTAgataaaatgttaatcatgtattggaAAAATGTTCGACATCGACAcagaaaatgtttatacaatgtaaagaAATGACTGCATAGGTAAAAACATGTTTATTGACATTAAAAACTGTATGTGAATTTTAAATAAATGTTCAAGTGTTTACAAAAAATGTCTGtgaaattttaaaaataattatgcaaagtgaaAAAATATTTGTGTCatcaaatgttcaatgtgtattttcaAAAATTTTACCATGTATAAAAAAAGTCATAAAATCATATATGTAAAgaaaaatgtacattgtgtattaaaaaatgttcaacatgtattaaaTAATAGATTATGTTTATACCAGGAATGTATATTGTGTGCTGAAGTAAGTAGAGATGTGTTAAAAAAAATCCAGCTCTAGTCAACAAGAGAAAGAGAAAGTCACTGAAAATTTACAAATAAACAaagtaaaagaaagaaagaaaaccgagaaagaaacaaGGAGAACCGAAGAAATATATAAAACCAAAAAAAAGCAATGCACTTGAGTGGAAACCagcagagaaagaaagaaaaacaaaaaaaccaacgaaaacaggaagaaaaacaaagaaaacctgTTGCAAAAAATATAAAcagtgaaaaccaagaaagaaacgaAGAAATCCAATaaggaaacaaagaaaaatgaagttagaaagaaagaaaaaaatggtgaagaaaacaaaacaaaagggaGAAAAAATACCAATAAAACGGGACTGGTCCAACCAATAAACAAACATAAGAAAAATACAGCTAACGAAACTTACACTGAGGGAGCAAGCAAAAAAAAAATAACAAACTAGGTAGCCACGGTAGGAGAAAACAACAACAAACTAGGCATGGCGGgtgctttcttcttttttcttttcattttgctTTCTTATTTTTTAAATTCATCAATATTTTTGTAAATTTATGGAAAATTTTAAAATTTACACGCACTTTTAAAATTTCACAAacctttttgaaattcatgaatatttattGATTTTGTAAAAAAAATTAAATTCGCGAACATTGTTTGAGATTTTCTGaattaaaaaatatttttttcaatTCTTTTTTTTATTTCATGAATTTTCTTGAATTTGCGACAGCAGCTCCCGTTTGCCACACGCGGGCTGTCACGTAGGACATCTTGTCACCTTCATCGATGGGGACCTTAAAAAGGGTTAGGGGTTAGGGTTCTGGGTTCAGGGTTGGCACCGGTGACTCGGTCTTTCTGTGCTCAACGGAGTGTGTACGCTTTGGACCGGCTGACAAACGCCGGTGTGCCATGGTCTCGCCCTCCGGGCCACTTGATTTAGCGTAAGCAGGACAGcataattacataaagaaaatactGATTAATCGAATCGCAGTAGGATAACATACAATACTCATTAACTGTAGCAGCTTGCTAAGCAATATCTCGTCATGTGGGCACATAAAAAGGAGGTAGAAGAAACGTCGAAATCTCCTGTGACAgtttccgcaaaaaaaaaaacacttccgtgacagGGACTCAGCGAGCACCCGCCACGGCCCCGTGCCGTTGCTCTTTCTTTCAGTTGAGCTCGCCGTCCGCGTCGTGGCTACCAACCAAAAGATCGTCTCGTTTTTCTCTCCTTTTGGCTACAAAAGTACAGGCAGGACGCCTCCTAGGTGGCAGGAGCACGTACCCTCCGGTTTGTGGCGTGGACGCACAGACCAGTCGAGGCTTTTGCTCAACTGCTCAACAGAACAGAGCCACGATATGTATGGATGCGGCGCACCTGTACGTCTCCCTCTCCGGACTCCGGAGGCCGCAGTCCGCTCTGTCCGCCATTCGCCAAGCGCAAAAACGTAACAAGCCACAGCACTGTGAGACGTTTGACTTCATGCGCTGCGGACCTGCCGTCAAAACCGAGACCACTGTACCACAATAGAAACAACCCATACggtgaaaaggaaaaataaaatctaCTCCTATTAGACTGGAGATGGGCGACACATATTCAGGCCAAACGCACTGACAGGATCGAACTAAGGACTATCGCTAGAATTCAGAAAAACAGAGGAAAAACACTAATTTGCACGGGAAGTTGGAGGATTTTCATTCCAGATCTGGAGGAGTTTCAGCTAGGGTTAGCCAGCCGGAACACGGAGGCTCCAAGGGCACAGCCCGGAATTACAATAATCTGCCTCTCTCCACAAGCGGAGCGGCTTAAGAAGGCTACAGAAAGTGCAAAAGCATGAAAACGACAGGTTCAGCAAGGTACAATAACTTTTGAACAACCACTCGCACGCGGCGCGTCCATCTGAAGATCGACGGCTCACAGACAACGGTAGCCCGCGAAGCGGTAAGTACCCCTGGCGACCGTTGGATGGCCGATCGACGGCTGGGGCGATTCCGACAATGCCAAACGTACTATTTCTCATCTAACACTTGCCGCGGGTCTGACAATTCCCCCCTGACGAGATCAGACTTGCCCTCAAGGCTGAAAATCGGGAAAAACCTTTTGAATGAAAGCTGCGTCTTCCCAAGTAGCGTTCTCCACCGGCAAGTTGACCCATTTGATCCACCATTGTACCACCGGTATGCTGATATCACCTTGGACTCGTGGAATCAGTTTCCTTTCCAGCAGGGTTTCAGGTTTGATCAATATATGGCCTTAATCATCTAATAGTGGAAGCTTGGGGTTTGGGACTGCATCAGGTCCTATATGCTTCTTCAACTGACTGATGTGAAAGGTGGGGTGTAGTTGGCAATCGTCTGGCAGCAGGAGTCTATAAGCAACTTGGCCAATTTTCTGCAGAACTTTGAAGGGCCCGTAGTATTTGGAGTGTAGCTTGAGAAACCTATGGATGCTCAGGTTGGTATGTCGATATGGTTGCAGCTTCGCATATACCATATCACCC encodes:
- the LOC119310345 gene encoding putative small ubiquitin-related modifier 7, translating into MSPPSGRDSKAAVKPLLVTIKVVSQEKVLRHTMSRTDKLQVLLDAWYHKVPDVTYGTGVFLFEGVRLRGNKTPADLEMEDGDMIDFFEHMDGGWQFVAGPMSAH